aaaataataaaaaataaaagccgtaaaatatggaaaataataaatcattACTGTTAAGCAGTTTAATGTCctgtgaaattttgaatttattcatAGTCTTCTCTGAAGCATTACATAATGTTTGTagtggataaataaatgaataactgACGCATGTTGCTCGGGGCAACAAATTATACGAGTACATCTTGTGCGACCATAAGCACAATGACAGTGTTACTTGTCATAGTCATCATAAAATGACTAGGATGAACAtgaatttattcttttctcctGGCACGGATTCATTTATCGGCttggatttttgaatttctctgCTTTGCATTTCACTTTGCGATGTTTTCAAAACAGTGCTCAGAGCTCGCAGcggaaatcatgaaaattcCCCGATATCACAATGAATAATAGCGAAACACATTTATCTCTTACACTTAGGTGACGTTTGTTGCCTATTCCTTAATTATTGCTCCGCCAGTAGCGCAGTATTCTACCTGGAATAAATTTTCTAGTTGTGATAGtggttttttctggatttctgcatgtttttgtgttttgtgttttgcACCACCAAATTTTACTACCACTAGCTGTGGATTTTGTTCCGCTTTACCACGTTCTTTTCACAGTTATAAGCATCATTAGTTAAACAAAATCCTTAAATCCtcaatggtttttcttttgttggtATCTTCATAAGAACAACatgacatttcatttttcgtaTGTATAACGGTTTCTATGCAATTACTTTTCTACTGACGACCTAGTAAATTTTATTCGTTCCCCGACAATCGCTACTAGCCGAATAATAGTTCTACAAGAAAAGAACTCCTAGCACCTTGATTTCAATACATTCACCAGTTCATTGAAGGTGGAGAGATTTTAGTCTTTCTTGCCGAACTGTTAGTttctgaaaaacttcaaaaaaaaattttctgaactgaaaaaaacgattttcagTCGATATGACgtaaatcaatcaaatcaaagaGTTTGATTAGCTCATCTGAGCTATGAAAGGATTCTGAGTGATTTGAGTTCTTCTACTATTCCATTATCGTAAAACTTCTCCATTAGTCGAACATAAATGTTGACGTTGGGAAATAAAAGtagttcttctcttctcttatgTCGGGAAATAAAGGTAGTTAAAGAAAAGCTTCTTGCAAATATATATGCACTCACATCTTAATGTAAGGATCGTGCGTATTAAACGAAATattgctttattttacttggaaatgaaaaattcgttAGACTGTACAACTGAATCCGTAGGGAATTTATGAGCGCACATAATAATCTAGTctgcttgctttttttccgctCGGCTAGTCCCAAAGAATTGTCTAATAGTAGCTTGCAAAGCGTGTATCTCATGTATTTATGCTCGTTTCTAATTGAAATTCTTCTCATATTTtccgaggagaaaaaaaaaacaaaaacctggCACGCATTTCAATGTTATTCCATTGTCTTCTGGAATCTTCTTCAAAGAGTTCTCGAAATTTTGTCATAGCTTTGGATTTTGCCATGAGATCCTGCCGCACATTTCTTTGATATCCGGCTGATTTCGTACGAAAAGGTCGACTCAGCTGCAGTGGATGTCGTCATCCGAGCAATTAGATCCCGCCCATGTTTTTGTGCAGTTTTCCGGGTGATCCGCCAGCCAGCGTGTTGCTATCCATATGCGACGTGAAACCTCTCTACCTCTTCGGTTGCTCAATGCCAGCAGTAAGGGTTACAATTACAGAGTAAGCTTCCTCATCTTCCCTCAGTACTGTATCCCTTTTCACGATATACTGTAGGTCATATTCATATTCTCATATTTATACTTTTTcatatattcatttttctggtcatattcatattttcatgctCCGCTTCTCACAAGTATCAGAATGTTATCAATTAATTAAGTCATATTTATGGAATTCAACTAGgtcctgaaaaattttccaagacattttcttttttttcactaatagTCAACTGCACGATAGGGATGAAGTCCATCTATTATGATTTCTTTCCcctttcttctctaaaaagtGATTTCCGGCGAGAAATGCGCATTTCTGGAGAACTCATCAGGAAAATGATAGCTAAAAGAAATAAGGAGCGTGATTTTGAAAAGCTTTTAAGACAGCCTTAAATTTGTCTAGAACAGATGTTCTCCGAATGTGAGCGggccttttttcctttcagtgACCATAAATCCAAATCCGAAGCGAAAACAGAGTCACAGTTTTTTAAAGCGCTTCTTAATTATCGGCTATTCAATCAAGTaacttttcagaattttccaaGGAATTTGATAATCAATTTATGCTTTTAGAGTCTCGAAATGGGACGGCCAGATACGTTGGAACCGTTACGGGGGAAGTTGAACAAGGATGAATTTAGGTaagcatgtttttcttttctatcttaAGTAGAATATTTAAGGTTGTCCATATTTTGTCGTCCATACTACAATACTCTCTATATAAGTTTTCAGAATACGTCTAGggaaaaagttgaattttGAGCCATGTTATTCTATAAATCTCACATTCGATCACactgaaattccagaaaacaaatCCATTTTCAGCTATGCTTTCGGAATGTTCCCGTTTTAATTCTCAAAGGTGCAGTTTGAAAATCGTAAAATGGGACAAAATGGTCTtggtgttttttgttttctatttgttttttttttggactttcaAACTTacgaattttttcgaattgcAATCCACATTTTGATGGTTTCTGCTCACCTGTTTTACCACTTGATTTCCAGGCAGCTTGGATGTTCTATTCGTAATTTGGAATatatatttttgatatttgaaCCTCAGAATGCTCTCTGAAATTGTTCGTTCCCATTATCTCGAACGCATTTTATCCTTCCGCTCTATCCCTATTCTTAGGGCTTGACGCATTCTCTCATCAAGGCATTGCCACCATGAATAAGTCTCTACGAGGATATCCattatcaaataatttttccctAAGGATTTATCCGTAGTAGTTCCAGGTTCTGAATACTTTTAAAGGTCCAGCATCATATGTactttttccaaaacaaaacagaaaagtaGAATGAAATGTGAACTCGTGAAAAGGAataggagaaggaggaggaataTAGGAGTATAAAACGATGTTGCATACATCTAATTGCAACACTTTTCTTTGTCCATGAATattgaaatgaatttaattttccttTCGAAAGTCATTTTCATGTGTTCTTTAACTCAATTACCTCTAAATGGACAATTTGTCGATTATGATTTTTGATGCTGCGCGCAATTTCACAGATCATAGTTCTAGAATCACTTGTGGTTAAAGTTATAATAATTGAACATTAGgttttctatttctgaaaagaagatgaaaacttGATTGCAACTTTTAGAGTAAAAATCTCCACCTTTTCTATATTGGTTTAATAGCTAACTTGggcaaaaagtgaaaaaagactaTAAATTGCTCCGATGTGATTAAAATAGAGCCTTTTCGAACAACGAATATCCAAGAACGGAAGGGATGTTACGTTCAAGTTCGTTTTTTCGTTCTAACCTGAGACCAAAGATTGACCGAGCTCTTCGTAGTAATTCGTGCATGTTTATGGCATCACTGCCGGAAAGGGTTGTGCCGcattttctaggatttgtCGGGCGCAGTTATCGCAGGAACATGCCAAGGTGTGCATGCGTgataatacatacataaataataatgttatCCGCATATTCACTACGCTGTAAAGACAAGGCAACGAAAATTCCctataaaaaaatgtgattacGATTTTAAGTGATTTGACGTAGTtggtttgtgtttttttgttatgccaacgaggttttggtgagaTTATACAAGTGTCCTGACATCTTCTTTATTAAAGGCTTGAAAATTGTACGAGGTTTTCTGGTGGTATGTATGTCACGTCAAAATCTTCGTTTTTCCCAAGTttcgataaaggataaaggataaaggatctggcgttagtcaatccgcttgggatgcgcctccacgttcactttaattcgaaatcgtttgaggtttacgaacgtgcaactggcctttacaatgacctgcgggggccagccgatgatcaggTCAGGGCTTTTATCCACCCAGACACGtccggcaccaatttatcgaccccggagggatgaaaggcttggtgaggactaggacggattcgaacctccgatcgatcgtgcaggcagcggaacctctaaccgactgcgctacacccgccccttaaAAGCATTACATGGATTTAAGTatgatagatagatagatactAGAAACCAGTCATCAAACCAGTCTCATCGACTTGCGGAGCTGccgaaccaccgcgttcttacgGATGCAGCATCCCTCCAGTTTCTCCTTCTAGGTATTCTATTTCTAGGTATTCTATCTGGTAGATTACTTCGATCTTCGTGCATTCTCCAGCCTTACCGCATGGACATACAAACAACATTTCCACATACATTGGCAATCGTAGAGCCCATTGCGAAGCAGCTATCGCTTAATACTGTCGTTCGAGATGTTCACCAAGACATAATCATATTGCAACTGTGCTCGCACCTCACAAAAGAGTTCAGTTTGTCGCAGCTGTCAAGGAGTCGGAGCTGAATGCAATATTGAGGCTTGGCAGGGGAGGGGAGTTATTTAATTGGGTTTGCGTAGCATCAaaaaacctcgaaccattttcaaggTTTTGGTAAAGGAGAGTTTGTCGAAGCGTCAAACCACTAATAAAATTCTGCCAAAACCTCgccacaacaagaaaacataaatcaagttctctttgccgacgattcAATAAGAAGTTTTGGAGACTACTTGACAACGACAACTCTTTCCTTGGCTCTATCTCGATTATCTGAAGTAATACGTTAGCAGTCTTAATGTCTTCcgtatttattttcagatcctttttttcataaaatcatTACTGCAGAAAAGTTGTGGTCATCCGGACGAGCAAAAATAGCGGTGGAGCAGGAAAATACTGTAATTTTCACAGTATCTATTGAACCTTTCATTCAGGATACGACATAAGATATgcgtagaaataaaataaacatagatatgcgaagaaataataaataaaacatcataaataaataacaatactGGCATTTTGGCATTCCGTCATTCTCAATATGGTGTGTGTTTGCGGGTTATCGCTCGAATTTGTTTTACTCTAAAAACGTTATGCACCCACAAGATCAACAGttcttacttttactttcGCATCTCAAGAATTGGattttttatgcaaaattttTCATGCTGTTCAAGATGCAAAACATGTCCTTGGTTTTCAGTCCAGAATTGCTGGACACCTTGGACGAGGTGACTGACGAGGAGTCATTGCTCCTGGAGGCATGTCGACAAGACTCTCTCTATCCGATCTACTTTCAACATATAAATGCCGGTAGAATGCAGGTACTACTTCTTCTATCGTACTGGTTTTCATCTTAATAACATATACCCATTCCGTCTTTCTTCTCcatcattctttcttttcatccatAATTTATTGCGTTTCCCCAGCTAACGAGCAGTTTTCCGTGTTTTTGCGTGCGCCAAATGTTGACTGTTGACGTCGTAACGTCCCGTCACATACGAATTGTCAGTAAAAATTCCCAGAGAGGAAACTTGTTAAAAATTGCAGTTTGCGTTGTTATTTCTGTTCTCGTTGTGCTCCGCCCAGACGGTGCTCACAATTCTTCTCCAGGAATGGATCTTGCTGATGTTCCTCGTTATAATTGATGTGAGTGTTTGGACATTCTTCGGCGTTCGTAGTATAGAATACCAAATTAGacgatgttttcttctctaatcGAAAAAGTATCGCTGAAGCATCCCGATAACAAATGAGCGTTTTgacaaatccaggaaatttctAGGTTGTTGTTCTGGGATGGACGATTTTTCACAAAGGAAACTGTTACGTGCTCTCGTCAGTGGTCGTCGTTTGCTCTGTGGTGAGGGTATTTTTTAATACAGTGTACTGATACACCAAAATGGGGTAGCGAAATTTCTATGATTGCAATAGCacgttattttttcataaCCATGAGCAGCATTTTTTATCTTGGAAGGAAAAGGGGAAGTCATGCACTTGATGGGCGGCAGTAAGTGAGAGGTGCCGCCGCCACCGCACTCACTTTCGGTGGTTCGAAAATGTCCTAGCGCCAACTAAGGTTTTTATTGCTTCGGAGTCGACAAATTGGCACCAAACTcatctggaaggataaaaacactgacttcacacatcgaCTCGCCCTCGGATTTCAATGTGTAGGCTAGGCATGAGTTCatcaacctcaaacgattctgaattgaagtaaacgtggtggcgcaAACGAGCGAGAACTGATCTCACAACGTTCGAGCTTCTTGTGTGAACTATTTACGTTGTTTCGATCGCAGAATGAACATGAGTAAATCGAGTAGACGTCAATAATTATGGAGATGAGTTGAAAATTAAGggaattccaattttttcttcaaaatatttgctgTTTTCGTAACACGCACTATTATCTTGCGGAAGATCCAGAATTGAATAATAGAGAACCTTTCAAGGACGGAGATCTCGTCCGGAACGGAGatcatttctcaaaatttgagCCAACATAAATGTAacttttgtgtttatttaccGTTTACCAGCGTACCCTTTGAGATTGTAATCGCACctcaaaaactaaaattaagaTACGACTCTGTCCTCAAATGCGGAGTGAGCTTCATAATATCTATGGGTTGACATCGTAAAGTCCATTATAGCTAACAACGGACCAATAAACCCTCTTTAATcacttttttcgttccttttcaACGTCTTATCTTGGATCCAAGGAAATCCTCTCGATTTTCCACATCAAGTTTTGAGATTCGTGTGCCTAAAACAGAAGTATTACAAAttcaatattattaatatatcGTGGTCCTTAGCTGCGATatgacatacatacatatttaacTAGAGATCTAACGAATGGTATCTGGTCCGTCCAGTCACCTTCTCTGTCTGTCCTGGAAACTAATTTTGAAGCCCACATTAGTAGAGATAGAATCATTAGTGTGCATTTTGCCTTGGTTTGTTAGTTAACTGCTCAGTTGCTTTCATAGTTATTGATTAGTTTGCTGAAATGTCAGTCATTAGTGTGTTTTTGGTGATTTCTCTTTTAAGTCATTTCCTTTACAATCATAAAATGGATAAGACGAGAGTACAAGAGTTTgcatataaattaaataaatcaaatgtaATATatcaatattaaataaatcaaatcaataaggcaaattaattcaattcaatttagttaattaaataaatccgCAATTTTTTTGATCTTCCCTTTAACTGTTAGCAGtactttttttgggaaaaatatgaatgtatGAGGAGAACTTCGGCCTGATGGGCCCCTAATATCGCGTAATGTATCAGTTTGCTGCAGTATGGTGTACTGGAAAATTGTAATATTTCACTACCAATTTCTGAAGCCAATTCCAACTAGTCAAATCCATACTTCAGGTGCTTCTCGCATGTGCTCCTTACATCGTACACTCATCATTGACACTTTTAATACTATTTCTTTGCTATACTCTACTCCCACTACCTCTTCTTCCTACGGTAAGTATCATCTTACCGTACCGTCCGCTCCTTTCCAAATTTACGTCACTCTTTTGCTTTAGGCATTGGCAGCGGCGGTCATTTCAGCAACTGGTCTCTCCATACAACTGATTAACAGTGCAAATGGAACGTTAGTGAGTTCTCgtacagaaaaatattttctatcaaCTGATTATGGCATTTTAAATTTGACTCACGTTGTTTCTAGCTTATCTCACATGCGATCCTCTTTCTCGCCATCAACATCGTTGGATTTCTCGTGTTTTATCCGTTGGAGTTAGTGCAGAGAAAGACATTCCGGGAAACGAGGTACGCGTCTGCcttaaaattttatgaattgTAACTAATGGACGAAAGGGAGTGCAACTGCGGTCCGGAAGCAAGAAGCTTCAGCCTCTTCTCTTCCAATTCCATGAAATCTTTTCTTAGGGcacaaattacaaaatttgtgGTGGAAGttgcaaggaaaaaattctccGAACGcgaaaaagcacaaaaattaGTCAGTACTATTGGAAAGAGGAAACCTAAGCTTATTATAAACCATACACTGAACCTCCAccaaagaaaatttatggatTCAGTAAGATCGAGTCCAGCTAAATTCCCCGTTGGTAGCATCCTAGCAGTTAACCCTCCCATTTTGTTCACCCGCACCATAatgatttttctgaaagaaaaacgctAAGAAATCCATGAGGATGAcattaagaaaacaaaattcgtATACTccatcaacaaaaaattcgGTTCCTGGAAGGAGAGCTTTTTTAGTGCGCTGTTGAGAAATGACAGCTTAGAAATGGCTTTTTCAGGTTGGaggcattaaaaaaacaactacacATTCAGTTACTACCGTGACTAATTCCGTCGTTACCACTTAtttcctctctctttctttctccttccttTCCCTTGTCTCCAACAGCATGATTGAAATTCTCGCTTCTGATCTGCAAACACACGTGTTGTCATGATTGTGCTACCCAAGACGGATGtaagggtgggtgtagcgcagtcggcaagaggttccactgtggctgcacgatcgatcggaggttcgaatccaccccgGTGCTcacgaagcctttcatcccttcgggttGGTAAATTGCTGCCGGACTTGTCTGATAACAAAGCTGACCTGCCTCATCGGATTGCCGTGCAAGGCTTGGTTTAGACTGTGTGGActgttttcatcgtttttgcTGTCTTTTTCACAATATCACAACAAAAAGTGTGGAAATTTCGGACTTCTCCATGTTTTTGCTGTGTCATGTTCTGCACTCAAAGTAAAATCACTCCCGAAAATTCACTTTTCTGGAAGGGGAAAtgatgattctttttttttcagaaaattcgtgGAAACCAGGATGATGCTCGTTCGTGAGATGGACAAACAGGAGAAGATTCTACTCTCCGTACTCCCGAAACACATAGCCTATGAGGTTTTCAACTTGATACGAAAATGTTCGAGAAATCCCCTATGGTCTGGAAACGTCTCTTTGGGAACGTTGGGCTTACCGTACTCTTCTTTTCAGGTGAAAAGTCATATGGACAAAAGTGAGGAGGGTTTATTTCATAGGATCTATATCAAGAAACATGAGAATATCAGGTTCATTTCTTAGGAAATTTGTCCAATTTAGGTCTCAAGGAATCAGATGAAATTTGATGTACATTGCTCACGAAAATTCCACCGTTTCCAGCATTCTATTCGCTGATATTTGTGGATTCACCAATCTAGCCTCTGAATATACTGCAGAAGAACTGGTATTGATGCTGAACGAGTTATTTGCAAGGTTCGACGCCTTAGCTGCACAGCATAATTGCATGCGAATCAAGGTGttggaaattcttcaaattttttcctactttgtGGAGTTATTAAAACTTTCTATTTTgcttgttattgttattatgtcattgttattttgtttggAAGTTTTGCGTtgctaaaaaaacaacattgaaCTAGTGTACAGTAAACGAATCCATATTTCcgcaattgtttttttttgtttaaaaaatccactttttaaTGAGAATTTTATCTGCAAACGTGGCAATAACGTGTGCACATCAAAAATATGAtagttttgggagaacgttgcaACTTTTTCCTGCAGGCTCGAAAAAATGGATCTTGTCTGGAAaactttgcaaagaaaaaaaactacattactaaatatttgtattatctaaatatttaaataaatacaaatatctaaatattttcagtttcattAAACGTTTTCAGATTCTTGGTGATTGTTACTACTGTGTCAGTGGACTTCCTGATGTCAACCATTATCATGCAGCGTGTACGGTTGAAATGGGTCTCGACATGATCGAAACAATCAAGTGAgggaatttcgtgacatagcaattgatattttctattttttttttcttttttacaattGATGTCCTTTTTTGAGTCTTTGACTTCTTCTGAGTGCTTGGCACGTGCACTAACTCTGATATATTACGctcccttttttgttttggtttatTTCATCAGCTAATTTTGTCCAAATAGGGGCGGGTGtgacgcagtcggttagaggtccgttgtagccacacggtcgaaggttcaaaaccgccctaatgcaaaccaaacctttcatcccttcggggtcgataaattggctcCGGACTTGtcagggaggataaaaacactgacttgatcatcggctggcccctgcaagtcattgtataggcgaacacgcgttccaaaacctcatcgattacgaattccagttaAACacgttgacgcatcccaagtggattgatacgccagtgactttatccttttttaattttgtccaAATTAATTCCTCTGATTCTCACTAATTTTCAGGGAAATCCTCATTGATTGAAATTCCTTCTGTCGGTACAAATTCATTGACTTCCTCTGATGTCTTTTACTAGATGGAACGTGCACTAGTCTTCATTAATTACGTTTCCCCTTCTTTATTTTGGTttattttgtcatttattttccTACTCTGattctcattgattttcaggGAAATCGATTGAAACACCTTCTATTGGTCtcaaataattagtaattaataataataattataattttgaaatatagTTAGTAATATaagaagttttaaaaattaatcaaaatcgAATTAAATATAGTTAgtaatatttaaataattagTAAAGAATTCCTCAGTGCaaggaattaaatttaattacaaaataaaaataataaaaaatgtaataagtaattgtaataaaaattggaagacttcagtagtttttcttcaaggCTTGTCCGAGAGATGACTCGAGTAAACGTGAACATGCGAGTCGGGATCCACTCGGGACGAGCTCACTGCGGAGTGCttggtttgaaaaaatggCAATTTGACGTATGGAGCGATGATGTCACATTGGCGAATCACATGGAAAGCGGTGGTCTGCCGGGGTAAGTTCCCTTTTCTCAGTGCGGATTGCACTAAACCACGATATCCATGAATTGTTCAGAAGAGTTCACATCACAAAGGCCACGTTAGACTCTCTGAACGGAGAGTACATCGTTGAAGAAGGACATGGTGAGGAACGATCCAAGTATTTGGCAGAACACCATGTGGACACCTATTTGGTTGTGGAAGCGAAGAATAAGCAAGCTACTGCTCATCCACAAGCCAGACTGGTACGTTTGAACTCATCCGTGCTCGTATTGTTCAGAAAGTAATGAGACGTGACCCGAATCCGCAATACGTTCTAAAACGTTTTGTTCGGTGACTATGTTGAACTTCAGATCCAGGAGCTgggaaaaattcacatttccTACACCTGTGTGAAAAAAGTAGCGAAAATGTGTATGAATTGTGAGCGAAAATGTTGTGGACGAGAAGTTATTGTGGATAGGAATGGATGGATCAATTTTAGGTCCAAATAAATCTGTAAAaagtagaacaaaaaagttgGAATCGGATTCTTTTGGGAAAGAACTATCAATtcccttattttctttctaaattcttccttttcgcttccttttctcttctttttctttcctagatTACAAAAGGAACATAGAGATGTTTTAagtgagaaaaatgaggaaaaaataaagcatgTCGGCgcaaaacaattttctcaatagtcttttttctccatcaAAGAAGCTCCATTAGTTTCATTCGAATTTTCGAATGAAATCCTTACTGTTACTAATTTTAGACAATGAACAAAGAGCTTCGTCTAACGGGTCACGCCTCCAAATTACAACGTGGACAGAGTCTTCGGTAACGGAATTTTTGTCGTGctccaagatttttttttgccaaacgATCCGTTTTTCTCGTTTCAGACAAGCTGTGAAGCCGACAAAACCGTTAAAGGATGACGTTGAGAATCATCTGAAACAGGGTATACAGGCGATTAATAAGGAGAATTGGCGACAAACACATTGCAAGCGAATCACTCTGAAATTCGAGAAGGATCATGTGGAGAAAAAGGTTTCTCGAAAGCTAACTATTCATGTTGAAACTCACTCATGATGGGTTCTCTTATAGTTCCTCGAAATCAAGGAGTCGGCGCTACTAGCTCAAATCTGTTgctattttttcatctttattctAGCATGTTGGATCCTAATTATTGGAAAAATGAGGTAATCAGAAGCAACGAATTACTGTAATatacaaaaaatgcaaaaaaataaccTAGATAATTACAGCAGTTCAGCAATGTTTATTTGCATGGGTGTAGCCTTCGTCGTACTCGTTATTTTACTCGTCTATATGGCATTAAAGGCATTTTTGGCAAGTTGTTCACACTAACGGTTTCCACGGATTCCAAAGATTTTTTGTGTAGAAAATTTGTTTACAGCTCAGAAACGCTAAACGAGGAGCGAAGAAGTTGAAATGTTCTCGAAGTGttcgaatatttttcatttttgctatCGTTCTTCTTGCACATTCGGCTATCATCAGTGTAAGAGATGTGTTGTATTGTTTTCTGGATGGACCCATTCATAACGCACAAGGAGACGAGAGATAAAAATCTGGGAACTTAAGAGCGTAGGAATTAAATAtcgaagaactgaaaaaatataaaaagatagAATATTGCACCACCGAATTGCATAAGGAAACtttgaaatccaaaaatttcgaGACACCAAGAACATAAATATTCGAtctttttgtttgaagaaCTACTCCTTGAAGTGGATTATGATATGCCAGATTTCTAGAAGCTAGAGATCAAGTCAGTGACGAACGTTGACGACTTTCTCGAAgttttcgtgatttttctcttagttCTAATATTTCTCGAAGGTTAATCTCCG
This window of the Necator americanus strain Aroian chromosome III, whole genome shotgun sequence genome carries:
- a CDS encoding hypothetical protein (NECATOR_CHRIII.G8967.T2), producing MYERNGSVRSRARSLEMGRPDTLEPLRGKLNKDEFSPELLDTLDEVTDEESLLLEACRQDSLYPIYFQHINAGRMQFALLFLFSLCSAQTVLTILLQEWILLMFLVIIDVVVLGWTIFHKGNCYVLSSVVVVCSVVLLACAPYIVHSSLTLLILFLCYTLLPLPLLPTALAAAVISATGLSIQLINSANGTLLISHAILFLAINIVGFLVFYPLELVQRKTFRETRKFVETRMMLVREMDKQEKILLSVLPKHIAYEVKSHMDKSEEGLFHRIYIKKHENISILFADICGFTNLASEYTAEELVLMLNELFARFDALAAQHNCMRIKILGDCYYCVSGLPDVNHYHAACTVEMGLDMIETIKLVREMTRVNVNMRVGIHSGRAHCGVLGLKKWQFDVWSDDVTLANHMESGGLPGRVHITKATLDSLNGEYIVEEGHGEERSKYLAEHHVDTYLVVEAKNKQATAHPQARLTMNKELRLTGHASKLQRGQSLRQAVKPTKPLKDDVENHLKQGIQAINKENWRQTHCKRITLKFEKDHVEKKFLEIKESALLAQICCYFFIFILACWILIIGKMSSSAMFICMGVAFVVLVILLVYMALKAFLLRNAKRGAKKLKCSRSVRIFFIFAIVLLAHSAIISTLDADQCSFECTDGGPMLSNSSCHEIPTGKAELIFETSLLLLLSICVYLALLSSSKVCIATVLTVSGITLLWLFPGPQITNRQFHVWLQRNQFFNNFTLVDQLDAYCSNVSTIDDLRIFFTVTAAFAVVLILMQTRRSELISRYDFIWKLQALHEQVEMTKKHAQNRCILENILPSHVARHFLEDKVDSKSKDLYHEARDFACIIFITITDFSKFYMELDANNEGVECLRLLNEIISDFDDLLDRDEFKCIEKIKTISTTYMAASGLYGKTEDNSHVVAVARFAQALLVKIQAINEHSFNNFDLRIGINVGPVVAGVIGLMKPHYDIWGNSVNVASRMDSSGVPGKIQVTEETKNILEKEGFELECRGEINVKGKGLMTTYFLVSGPYDLQDQVEQFV
- a CDS encoding hypothetical protein (NECATOR_CHRIII.G8967.T4), producing MYERNGSVRSRARSLEMGRPDTLEPLRGKLNKDEFSPELLDTLDEVTDEESLLLEACRQDSLYPIYFQHINAGRMQFALLFLFSLCSAQTVLTILLQEWILLMFLVIIDVVVLGWTIFHKGNCYVLSSVVVVCSVVLLACAPYIVHSSLTLLILFLCYTLLPLPLLPTALAAAVISATGLSIQLINSANGTLLISHAILFLAINIVGFLVFYPLELVQRKTFRETRKFVETRMMLVREMDKQEKILLSVLPKHIAYEVKSHMDKSEEGLFHRIYIKKHENISILFADICGFTNLASEYTAEELVLMLNELFARFDALAAQHNCMRIKILGDCYYCVSGLPDVNHYHAACTVEMGLDMIETIKLVREMTRVNVNMRVGIHSGRAHCGVLGLKKWQFDVWSDDVTLANHMESGGLPGRVHITKATLDSLNGEYIVEEGHGEERSKYLAEHHVDTYLVVEAKNKQATAHPQARLTMNKELRLTGHASKLQRGQSLRQAVKPTKPLKDDVENHLKQGIQAINKENWRQTHCKRITLKFEKDHVEKKFLEIKESALLAQICCYFFIFILACWILIIGKMSSSAMFICMGVAFVVLVILLVYMALKAFLLRNAKRGAKKLKCSRSVRIFFIFAIVLLAHSAIISTLDADQCSFECTDGGPMLSNSSCHEIPTGKAELIFETSLLLLLSICVYLALLSSSKVCIATVLTVSGITLLWLFPGPQITNRQFHVWLQRNQFFNNFTLVDQLDAYCSNVSTIDDLRIFFTVTAAFAVVLILMQTRRSELISRYDFIWKLQALHEQVEMTKKHAQNRCILENILPSHVARHFLEDKVDSKSKDLYHEARDFACIIFITITDFSKFYMELDANNEGVECLRLLNEIISDFDDLLDRDEFKCIEKIKTISTTYMAASGLYGKTEDNSHVVAVARFAQALLVKIQAINEHSFNNFDLRIGINVGPVVAGVIGLMKPHYDIWGNSVNVASRMDSSGVPGKIQVTEETKNILEKEGFELECRGEINVKGKGLMTTYFLNPSSLI